One stretch of Hymenobacter chitinivorans DSM 11115 DNA includes these proteins:
- a CDS encoding sigma-54-dependent transcriptional regulator: MPTGTLLIIDDETRLRQLLSRVLELEGYTVLQAADARRGLETLQQHAEEVLVILSDVKLPDAHGVELIPKLRARCPEAEIVLMTAFGTIPDGVQAMKQGAFDYLTKGDSDDQLVVIVDRAADKARLQRRVAELEKKVGAQHSFETMIGESAALRAAQNLARQVAVTDSTVLLEGPTGAGKELFAQAIHQASPRRLKPFVAVNCSAFPKDLLESELFGYKKGAFTGALTDKKGLLEEANGGTLFLDEIGELELNVQAKFLRVLETQTFTKLGATTPTAVQVRIVAATNRNLKLEAQESRFRPDLYYRLSVFTIDVPPLKARATDVPVLAEYFLQHFAARLKKRLPGLEPECLRLLQAYDWPGNVRELKNVLERAAILTPDNERVAPGLLPTEFYTLPDAIRATDDPHDRSLRAVEARHIREVLADVDGNKTEAARQLGIGLTTLYRKLQEYGLTA; the protein is encoded by the coding sequence ATGCCCACCGGTACCCTGCTCATCATCGACGACGAAACCCGCCTGCGCCAGCTGCTAAGCCGGGTCCTGGAGCTGGAAGGCTACACCGTGCTGCAGGCCGCCGATGCCCGCCGCGGCCTGGAAACCCTGCAGCAGCACGCCGAGGAAGTGCTGGTCATCCTCTCCGACGTGAAGCTGCCCGATGCCCACGGCGTGGAGCTGATTCCCAAGCTGCGGGCCCGCTGCCCCGAGGCCGAAATCGTGCTCATGACGGCCTTCGGTACGATTCCCGACGGGGTGCAGGCCATGAAGCAGGGCGCTTTCGACTACCTGACCAAGGGCGACTCCGACGACCAGCTGGTCGTCATCGTGGACCGGGCCGCCGACAAGGCCCGACTGCAGCGCCGGGTGGCCGAGCTGGAAAAGAAAGTCGGGGCCCAGCACAGCTTCGAGACGATGATAGGGGAGTCGGCGGCGCTGCGGGCGGCCCAGAATTTGGCCCGGCAGGTAGCCGTGACGGACAGCACCGTGCTGCTCGAAGGGCCCACGGGCGCCGGCAAGGAGCTTTTTGCCCAGGCCATTCATCAGGCCAGTCCGCGCCGGCTCAAGCCCTTCGTGGCCGTCAACTGCTCGGCCTTCCCCAAAGATTTGCTCGAATCGGAGCTGTTTGGCTACAAGAAAGGCGCCTTCACCGGGGCCCTGACCGACAAGAAAGGACTGCTCGAAGAAGCCAACGGCGGCACGCTGTTCCTGGACGAAATAGGCGAGCTGGAGCTGAATGTGCAGGCCAAATTCCTGCGGGTGCTCGAAACCCAGACCTTTACTAAGCTGGGCGCCACTACGCCCACGGCCGTGCAGGTGCGCATCGTGGCCGCCACCAACCGCAACCTCAAGCTCGAAGCCCAGGAAAGCCGCTTCCGCCCCGATTTGTACTACCGCCTCTCGGTCTTCACCATCGACGTGCCCCCGCTCAAAGCCCGGGCCACCGACGTGCCGGTGCTGGCCGAATACTTCCTGCAGCACTTCGCCGCCCGCCTCAAAAAGCGCCTGCCGGGCCTGGAACCCGAATGTTTGCGCCTGCTGCAGGCCTACGACTGGCCGGGCAACGTGCGGGAGCTCAAGAACGTGCTGGAGCGGGCCGCCATCCTCACGCCCGACAACGAGCGGGTGGCCCCCGGCCTGCTGCCCACCGAGTTTTACACCCTGCCCGACGCCATCCGGGCCACCGACGACCCCCACGACCGGAGCCTGCGGGCCGTGGAAGCCCGCCACATCCGGGAAGTGCTGGCCGACGTGGACGGCAACAAAACCGAGGCCGCCCGCCAGCTCGGCATCGGTCTGACCACGCTCTACCGCAAGCTGCAGGAGTACGGCCTGACGGCCTGA
- a CDS encoding ATP-binding cassette domain-containing protein has translation MTPYFHQEPVLTLDNVSMSYQGEVVLRDISAQVLNVVRPNMTQGQVVGFYGRSGIGKSVLCRIIAGLTPPAAGSVRVGEEQHPVQAGDVGLVQQRYPLFNHRTLSDNLLLAAARKHEPEAAKREVAAYLERFRLDQHGKKFPAQLSGGQRQRAAIAQQLLCSDHLILLDEPFSGLDVAMIDEVKKIILEVTTMDELNTVVIVSHDIATTTALSDTLWLMGYERDAAGQLLPGATISQDHQYDLAGMGLAWHPNVEAEPEFNRFVEQLKDEIRAA, from the coding sequence ATGACTCCTTACTTTCACCAGGAACCCGTACTGACCCTCGACAACGTGTCGATGAGCTACCAGGGCGAAGTCGTGCTGCGCGACATCAGTGCCCAGGTCTTGAACGTGGTGCGGCCCAACATGACCCAGGGCCAGGTCGTGGGCTTCTACGGCCGCTCGGGCATCGGTAAGTCGGTGCTCTGCCGCATCATTGCCGGGCTCACCCCGCCAGCCGCCGGCTCGGTGCGGGTCGGGGAGGAGCAGCACCCCGTGCAGGCCGGCGACGTGGGCCTGGTGCAGCAGCGCTACCCGCTCTTCAACCACCGCACCCTCTCCGACAACCTGCTGCTGGCCGCCGCCCGCAAGCACGAGCCCGAAGCCGCCAAGCGGGAAGTAGCCGCCTACCTGGAGCGGTTCCGGCTCGACCAGCACGGCAAGAAGTTTCCCGCCCAGCTCTCGGGCGGGCAGCGCCAGCGGGCCGCCATTGCCCAGCAGCTGCTCTGCTCCGACCACCTGATTCTGCTCGACGAGCCCTTCTCTGGCCTCGACGTGGCCATGATTGACGAAGTGAAGAAAATCATCCTCGAAGTCACCACCATGGATGAGCTCAACACGGTCGTCATCGTCTCCCACGACATTGCCACCACCACGGCCCTGTCGGACACGCTCTGGCTCATGGGCTACGAGCGGGACGCCGCCGGCCAGCTCCTGCCCGGGGCCACCATCAGCCAAGACCACCAGTACGATTTGGCCGGCATGGGCCTGGCCTGGCACCCCAACGTGGAAGCCGAGCCGGAGTTTAACCGGTTTGTGGAGCAATTGAAGGATGAAATCCGGGCGGCCTGA
- a CDS encoding ABC transporter permease: MKELFAPNARPSRPVFATMVGAQLLVLVLLWAFYPLQIFPSLGQVLRALGDLITTQGLLQELWASMTTALQALAIGTVLALVISYLTALPFFRPIAYAATKMRYLTLTGLTFFMALMLSSGHEVKLSVLVFATTVYLVTGMTSVILTTTQEEMDHARTLGLGEWRSFLEVVVLGKLDLMLEVVRQNFAIIWTMITLVETLYQSEGGIGLLLYKQNRYLHLDGVLAIQLVILATGALQDYVFVLLRRVFFPHSALAAAQG, from the coding sequence ATGAAAGAGCTATTTGCCCCCAATGCCCGGCCCAGCCGGCCGGTGTTTGCCACCATGGTGGGCGCCCAGCTGCTGGTGCTGGTGCTGCTTTGGGCGTTTTACCCCCTGCAAATCTTCCCCAGTCTGGGCCAGGTGCTGCGGGCGTTGGGCGACTTAATCACGACCCAGGGGCTGTTGCAGGAGCTGTGGGCCAGCATGACGACGGCCTTGCAGGCCCTGGCCATCGGCACGGTGCTGGCCCTGGTTATTTCGTACTTGACGGCCCTGCCGTTTTTCCGGCCCATTGCCTACGCCGCCACCAAAATGCGCTACCTCACTCTCACCGGCCTCACGTTTTTCATGGCCCTGATGCTGAGCTCGGGCCACGAGGTCAAGCTCTCGGTGCTGGTTTTTGCCACCACCGTGTACCTCGTAACGGGCATGACGAGCGTGATTCTGACCACCACCCAGGAGGAAATGGACCACGCCCGGACCCTGGGGTTGGGCGAGTGGCGCAGCTTTCTGGAAGTCGTGGTGCTGGGTAAGCTGGATCTGATGCTGGAAGTCGTGCGCCAGAACTTCGCCATCATCTGGACCATGATTACGCTGGTCGAAACCCTCTACCAGTCGGAAGGCGGCATCGGCCTGCTGCTCTACAAGCAAAACCGCTACCTGCACCTCGACGGGGTGCTGGCCATTCAGCTGGTCATTCTGGCCACCGGCGCCCTGCAGGACTACGTCTTCGTGCTCCTGCGCCGGGTATTCTTTCCCCACTCGGCGTTGGCTGCGGCGCAGGGCTAA
- a CDS encoding OmpA family protein: MTTRGKIVIGALLVALLYFGINKLIGSGMLFKKAATESVLLNSIELPTQTAGSRTNIAVPLAPLPGSTPTEKGAAVTWEVMAWNSQMAGMLANGGPRTTENSSMAANGINLQIVRQDDVAKMQADLVKNALDMQQNPATPGLIVSIMGDGLPAFSAVQSQLEKAGTGLQILPYSCGKSYGEDKLMGPKEWLDNPKAALGKTIACYLRDGDQNIALKWCADNSLKVNPDETTYDPEAVNFMAAPDFLAAAEKYITGKPEQRTKVVKGKDTGVKVDVPADAVATWTPGDVNIAKQKGGLVNIVSTKEYSNQMPNIMVTTKLWYDAHPKEVEGIMTALAVAGDQVKTHPEALSRAADISAEVYGDKDKNGGYWLRYYKGVSEADRTGEVVELGGSKAFNFADNLALFGLEEGGTNVYASVYKTFGDVQRKLYPKELPSYVPLDQMLDLTLLKKLQAQYKGKAIAPADKQQFAADDEIRRSVSKRAWNIEFETGKSTFTPAAERDLNQLFDDLVVAGRLKVAVHGHTDNQGDPQKNQQLSEDRALAVQQWLSRKSSSAFPEGRVQIYAHGATEPLAPNTAPDGRAKNRRVEIVLGN; encoded by the coding sequence ATGACAACGCGCGGTAAAATCGTGATTGGCGCCCTGCTAGTGGCGCTGCTCTACTTCGGCATCAACAAGCTTATTGGCAGCGGGATGCTGTTTAAAAAGGCGGCTACCGAGTCGGTGCTGCTCAACTCCATTGAGCTGCCGACCCAGACGGCCGGCAGCCGCACCAACATTGCCGTGCCGCTGGCCCCGCTGCCGGGCAGCACGCCCACTGAAAAAGGCGCGGCCGTGACCTGGGAAGTAATGGCCTGGAACTCGCAGATGGCCGGCATGCTGGCCAACGGCGGCCCCCGCACCACGGAAAACTCCAGCATGGCCGCCAACGGCATCAATCTGCAGATCGTACGCCAGGACGACGTGGCCAAAATGCAGGCCGACCTGGTCAAAAATGCCCTGGACATGCAGCAGAACCCCGCAACGCCGGGCCTCATCGTGAGCATCATGGGCGACGGGCTGCCGGCCTTCTCGGCGGTGCAGAGTCAGCTGGAAAAAGCCGGCACGGGTTTGCAGATTCTGCCCTACAGCTGCGGTAAGTCGTACGGCGAGGACAAGCTCATGGGCCCCAAGGAGTGGCTCGACAACCCCAAGGCGGCCCTGGGCAAGACCATTGCCTGCTACCTGCGCGACGGCGACCAGAACATTGCCCTGAAGTGGTGCGCCGACAACAGCCTGAAGGTGAACCCCGACGAAACCACCTACGACCCCGAAGCCGTGAACTTCATGGCCGCCCCCGACTTCCTGGCCGCCGCCGAAAAGTACATTACCGGCAAGCCCGAGCAGCGCACCAAGGTGGTCAAAGGCAAGGATACCGGCGTCAAAGTGGACGTGCCCGCCGACGCCGTAGCCACCTGGACGCCCGGCGACGTGAACATTGCCAAGCAGAAAGGCGGCCTGGTCAACATCGTCTCGACCAAGGAATACTCGAACCAGATGCCCAATATCATGGTGACCACCAAGCTCTGGTACGACGCCCACCCCAAGGAAGTGGAAGGCATTATGACGGCCCTGGCCGTGGCCGGTGACCAGGTGAAAACCCACCCCGAGGCCCTGAGCCGCGCCGCCGATATTTCGGCCGAAGTGTACGGCGACAAGGACAAGAACGGCGGCTACTGGCTGCGCTACTATAAAGGAGTAAGTGAAGCCGACCGCACCGGGGAAGTGGTAGAACTCGGTGGGAGCAAGGCCTTCAACTTCGCCGATAACCTGGCGCTGTTTGGTCTGGAGGAAGGCGGCACCAACGTCTACGCCTCGGTCTACAAGACTTTCGGCGACGTGCAGCGCAAGCTTTACCCCAAGGAATTGCCCAGCTACGTGCCCCTCGACCAGATGCTGGACCTGACCCTGCTCAAGAAATTGCAAGCTCAGTACAAGGGCAAAGCCATTGCCCCGGCCGACAAGCAGCAGTTTGCCGCCGACGATGAAATCCGCCGCAGCGTGAGCAAGCGGGCCTGGAACATCGAATTCGAAACCGGCAAGAGCACCTTCACGCCGGCCGCCGAGCGGGATTTGAACCAGCTCTTCGACGACCTGGTGGTAGCTGGCCGCCTCAAAGTAGCCGTCCACGGCCACACCGATAACCAGGGCGACCCCCAGAAAAACCAGCAGCTCAGTGAAGACCGGGCCCTGGCCGTGCAGCAGTGGCTGAGCCGCAAAAGCTCCAGCGCCTTCCCCGAGGGCCGGGTCCAGATCTACGCCCACGGCGCCACCGAGCCCCTGGCCCCCAACACCGCCCCCGACGGCCGCGCCAAAAACCGCCGCGTGGAAATCGTGCTGGGGAATTAG
- a CDS encoding PspA/IM30 family protein, translating to MNTLLPGGTSTDLPKWQKPEKAAGWVFLAAAAGAGIYFWGQIVPYLVDIVFDTVKLGFGLGALFVLFLIVTSKRIKAGLWYAGQRIFRTAAGIFVETDPIGIMQDYIRNTEKEAQNMESEVGHIEGAHELVKRKMDANKQQLQEYLRLADSAARKGEKDFAESYASRAAQLEDYNSRLQPMLTTTANVTLVMRQILKAALRQIDNSKFKVNLLKDEYELVKRTSSGMRAAMNILRGDPDKKYFFDMATDRVAQDMAQQLGQIKQAMRYSQEFVKEMDIQNGVMSEKGQRLLEKYQKGDFNTLLNEQPSTLSSPATTAKATNDAYSNLLD from the coding sequence ATGAACACATTGCTTCCCGGTGGTACTTCCACTGATTTACCCAAATGGCAAAAGCCCGAAAAGGCCGCGGGCTGGGTTTTTCTGGCCGCCGCGGCCGGGGCCGGCATCTACTTCTGGGGCCAGATCGTGCCCTACCTGGTCGACATCGTCTTCGACACGGTCAAGCTCGGCTTCGGGCTCGGGGCGCTGTTCGTGCTCTTCCTGATTGTGACCAGCAAGCGGATCAAGGCGGGGCTCTGGTACGCCGGGCAGCGCATCTTCCGCACCGCGGCCGGCATCTTCGTCGAGACGGACCCCATCGGGATTATGCAGGACTACATCCGCAATACCGAGAAGGAAGCCCAGAACATGGAGTCGGAGGTAGGCCACATCGAAGGGGCCCACGAGCTGGTGAAGCGCAAGATGGACGCCAACAAGCAGCAGCTCCAGGAGTACCTGCGCCTGGCCGACTCGGCCGCCCGCAAGGGCGAGAAGGACTTCGCCGAGTCGTACGCTTCCCGGGCCGCTCAGCTCGAAGACTACAACTCCCGCCTGCAGCCCATGCTGACCACCACGGCCAACGTGACGCTGGTGATGCGCCAGATTCTGAAGGCCGCCCTGCGCCAGATCGACAATTCCAAGTTCAAGGTCAACCTGCTCAAGGACGAGTACGAGCTGGTGAAGCGCACTTCCTCGGGCATGCGGGCCGCCATGAACATCCTGCGCGGCGACCCCGACAAGAAGTACTTCTTCGATATGGCCACCGACCGGGTAGCCCAGGACATGGCCCAGCAGCTGGGTCAGATCAAGCAGGCCATGCGCTACAGCCAGGAATTCGTGAAGGAAATGGACATCCAGAACGGGGTGATGAGCGAGAAGGGCCAGCGTCTGCTGGAAAAATACCAGAAGGGCGACTTCAACACCCTGCTCAACGAGCAGCCCAGCACCCTGAGTAGCCCCGCCACCACGGCCAAAGCCACCAACGACGCCTATTCCAACCTGCTGGACTAG